The DNA window CCTCATCGGAGATGGGTCGGGCCGCCTTGGACGTAGCGTCCACCACGGTCATGGCCGTGCCGATATGCTGGGAGATATTGCCGAAGCTGCTGGTATCGCAGGAGGCAAGCGCTGCAAGGAACAGGATGGCGCACAGGAGTGTGAGATATTTCCTCATCATGGCTGCCTCAACCCCCCGGCCACGATGAACCTTTCGATATCGCGGTCAGCAACGGGATAGCGCTCGATGCTGTCCACGAGATGGAATTTCATGTCCGGATGCTGTCTTTTATAGGATGCCTCGACCTGGGGATTGAATCCCTTCCCGGCGAGGGCGGCTTCGCTCTCGCTGACCGACGAGCCTTTGCGGGAATAGGAAGCCGGTGCGGCGACGGCCCTTTTCTCCACGGCGCTCCTGTGGATGTAGCCGATGGATGGACCGTACTTGACCTTGTACCAGTCGCCCTCCATGGAGAGGGCCTCCAGCCTGTCGTTGTATCGCACATTGGCCTTCACGGGCGCAAAGAATCTGGCATATTCCCGAATTGCGTTCTCTTTCGTGATGACCGTGACCGTTTCGGCCAGAAGGGCCGTAGCCGCGAAGGTAAGGATCAGTGACAGGAGGATGACTTTTTTCATCATTTCTCAGTCATTCTAATAATATCCCAGTTGTTTGTCAAAGAAAAATCTCCCGCCATGGCTTCGGCCCGTTTTTTGTAGAATTCGGAGGGCCCGTCATGGGGGAATTCCGCAAGAAGGGCGTTGAAGAGTTCCACCGCTTCAGAGAATCTCTGCTCCCGGTAGACACGGAGTGCCTCGTCGTAGAGGTCGATCTTTTTTCTGACAGCGGGAGGGACATTGTCGTTTTCGCAGATAACCTCGTGAATGACCACGGGCTCTGATTTCCCTTTTACCTCGATGGGCCCCAGACTGCGCGATGCGAAGAGGCCATAGGTCTTTGCAAGGGTGTGCTCGCTGACAATGATGCTTGTGCCGAATACCTTGTTCACCGATTCGAGGCGTGACGCAAGGTTCACCGTATCGCCGACGACGGTGAAATCGAAAAGCCTGACGCTTCCCATGTTGCCGGCAATGGCCTCCCCGGTGTGAAGGCCGACCCGTATTGCGACGGGTGAGATGCCATCGCGCTCAAAGATGCCGTTTATTGTGCCGATGGCCTCGATGAACTTAAGAGAGCATCGGCATGCGTTGATCTCGTCGTTCGGTGTTTCTAGGGGGGCGCCCCAGAAAGCCATGATGCAATCGCCGATGTATTTGTCAACGACCCCTTTTTCTTCGATGACAACCTCGGTAAGTTCGTTCAACACCCGGTGAAGCATCAGGGCCGTGTCCTCGGGGGAATTTCGCTCGGAGATGGTCGTGAAACCGGCAATGTCGGCAAAAAGCACCGTGACTCTCGCTTTCTTGCCGCCGGGCTTGACGATGTCGGGGTTCTGGAGGACATGCTCGACGATGGTCTTGTCCATGTACTGTGAAAAGGTCCTCTTGATGAACTGCCTTTCCCGTCCCTCGAGGGCATAGCTGAAGGCCGCGGAAAGGATAAAGCCGAGAATGAGGGTCACCATGAGATACGTTGTGGGAAGATAGTACTGGCGGGAAAAGAGTGCCGCCGCAATTCCCAGGATAAGGATGGAGCTTGCCGCGAAGGCGGAAAGGTTTTTCGCTATGGTGTGAAAGGTGAGTACGAAGGCCGCAATGAAAAGACTGACAAGAAGCATGAAAAGCGCAACAAAGGGTCCTGAAACGGGGCGCATGAATGTGCCCAGATCAAGATTTTCAAAGACTGTCGCATTGACGTGAACGCCTGTCGAAACGGGCATCGTCGGTGTTGATTTAAGGTCCAGAAGACCGGGTGCCGTCATTCCCAGGAAGACGACCTTGCCCTTGAAGAAGCTCGGGGAAAGCGTTTTGCTCTGCCCCTTGCCCGTATCGCGATATGCGCTGAGTATATCGATGGCGGGAATGACCGTGAAGGGCTTTCGGCCGCTGGGAAAACGAAGGAGAAGCTTTCCGTCCGTCAGGGGAAGAGGCCTGTTCCGAAACAGGATCCTGCCAGAGTCCATTTTCACCATACCCCGGCCGGTGAACCAGGAGAGGGCCAGATTGGGAAGCGCCATGTCCCCCATGGTGAATGCCAGGGGTATCCTCCGGTAGACGCCGTCGCCATCGGGGTTTATGGCGACGTTTCCCGAACCCCCCGCGCCGTGCCGGATGACATCGATGGGGGTCGTGACGGACCGATATGCCGGTCCTGACGGTGGACCTCCGGCGATGGCAAAACGCCTCAGGTACGCCATGTCTTCAGGGCCCACGGTCTTCTCGTTCCGCGACAGGAAGAACGGCAGATAGACATTCGATGCCTTAGCGACGGCATCGCCAAGCACCATGTCGTCCTCCTGACCGTATGAGGACGGTTCGGTAAAGAGGATATCCACAAGAAAGGCGTCGGCAAGGGAGGCAAATTCAATGATGGGCGCATAGACCTGCCGGGGCCAGGGCCAATTGATGCTTTCCAGACTGAGCGCGTCTATCGACTGCTGATCGATCTCTATGATGACGATCCGGTCCGACGCCCGCGCCGGGTTCAAATATTGGGAGAAGAGGTCGAAGGACCTGTTCTCGTAGGGGGCCAGGACATCAAAAAGAAAGAGGACAAGAGAAATGGCGAAAGATACGGAGGCAAGAAGGACGATATTGCGTACGCGGCGTTTCTTTTTCGGCACGTGGTTCCCCGGGAGACCTTTTTTGCTGTGAGCAGTTATACCATATCACAGACGTTCACAAAATAACCAATAACCGGATGTGTGAGGGCTCTCGTTCCTTCGTCCTTTCCAACCTGAAACATGGAACCTGGAACCGTCTTTATTTCCTTGAGCACCATCTCGGCGATTATGTATCATTAGGTTCAAGGAGAAGACCGAAAATGAGACTCAAGGATAAAGTTGCTTTGTTTACGGCGGCCGCAGGCGCCGGGATCGGGCAGGCGACGGCCAGGGTGATGGCACGGGAAGGCGCCGGGATTGTCGTTACCGATATTCACGAAGACCGGGCCAGGATCGTTGCGGCGGAGATCGCCGATGAATACGGGGTAAAGACGCTGGGCCTGAGGTGTGACGTAACGAGCGCCGCTGATGCGAACCATGCCGTGGCGGCGACCCTGGGCGCCTTCGGGCGTGTCGACATACTTTTCAACAACGCGGGAACGAACCGCCCCACGCGCGTTGTTGACATTACGGACGAGGTCTGGGACCTCGTGCTTGCCACGTCGCTCACGGGCACCTTCCATTGCTGCAGGGCCGTTGTACCCGCGATGATGAGACAGGAGGGCGGCCGGATCATAAGCGTCACCTCCGTGGCTGGTTTTCGCGGACTCTCCGGCGGCCATGCCCACTATGCGGCGGCGAAAGCCGGCGTCATGGCTTTCACGAGATGCCTCGCCATGGAGGTGGCGCCCTACCACATTACGGCCAACACCATAGCCCCCAGCTTCATCTTCAACGAATTCATCCCTCATATCTATCCCCAGGATGAGATCGACAGGATGTTTGAGGAGATACCGTATCCCCGCAAGGGTACCCCGGAGGACGTCGCAAACGCTGCGCTGTTCCTTGCCTCCGAGGAGGGAGAATACATGACGGGCCAGACTCTCTGCGTCACCGGCGGGAGCTGGATGAGGTAAAGAACGGTTTCAGGTTTCAGGTCATACAGAATGCAGCCCGGTCTCTGATGGAGATGGATATATCTCACCGGCCCGGGGTTGATTATTCGCTCTCAGTTGTTATTTTTATATATCGTTTCAGAGAACCGGAACCTTTGCTCAGAGTACACAGTCAGGAGGCTGCCCGTGATAACGAAATTGAACCCCGGTGAACTTTACAAGAAGTGCGACGCCGATTCCTTTGCCTTTGCGAGGACCGACGCCATCGTCGAACTGCCGATGACGATAGGTCAGGAAAAGGCCCTCAGATCGTTGGACTTCGGGCTGAACATGGACAGTACGGGTTTCAACATCTTTGCGATCGGCGAGAGCGGAACGGGCAAGATGTCGACGGTGATGTACATGCTCAAGAATAAGGCCGCCGGCGAGGAAGCCCCTGCCGACTGGTGCTACGTTAATAACTTCAAGGACCCCGATAGTTCCATTGCACTTTCTTTCGGGCCGGGCAAGGGTGCCGTTTTTCAGAAGGAACTTGAGGAGATGATCAAGATCCTCAAGCTGGAAATACCTAAGGCCTTTGAATCAAAAGAGTATGAGACACATAAGAACAAGATCGTTGACGAGTTCCAGCAGAAACAGGGGGAATATTTCACCCGTCTCGATGCCGAGGCAAAGGAGAGAGGTTTTAGTGTGAAGCGCACCCCGACGGGGGTGCTAATCGTTCCCGTCAAGGAGGATGGGGAACTCATGTCGAAGGAGGAGTTTGACGCCCTCGAACCGAAGACAAGGAAGAAGCTCGAAGAGACGGGACGCCTTTTCCAGGAGAAATTGAACGATGTGGTCCGCATCCTGCGAGAGGCGGAGAAGATCGTCAGGGAAATGGTCATGCGCCTCGACAGGATGGTTGCCCTCGATATCGTCGGCCCCATGATCGATGTTATCCAGAAGAAATACGCTGAGCAGGAGAAGGTCGTAAGGTATCTCGAGGACGTCAAGGAGGACATACTGACCCACCTCGAGGATTTCAAGGTCACCGAGGAGCAGCCCTCACCCATCGCTTTTCTCAAAATGCCGAGGACGGAGACCTCTTTTTCCAGGTATGCCGTCAATGTCATTGTTAACAACGGAGAGAGCAAGGGGGCGCCCGTCGTCTACGAGAGCAACCCCACGTACCTCAATCTTTTCGGAAGGATGGAGTACAAGGTTCAGTATGGCATGGCAACGACGGACTTCACCATGGTCAAGGCCGGATCGCTGCACAAAGCCAATGGAGGTTATCTCGTTATCGATGCCCTCGAACTCTTGAGGAACCCATTCTCCTACGAGGCCCTGAAACGGGCCCTCAAGAACAAGGAGATCCGCATTGAGGATGTCCTTGAGCAGTACCGTCTCATCAGCGCTGCGGGTCTCAAACCGGAGGCTGTCCCTCTGAATGTTAAGGTCGTCCTCATAGGCAACCCGTATCTTTATTATATGCTCCACGCATACGACGAGGACTCCCGGGAACTTTTCAAGGTCAAGGCCGATTTCGACAGCCGCATGGAAAGAAGCCGGGAGAACATGGACAAGTACGCCCTGTACGTCGCCCAGTGCCAGAGGGATGAGAACCTCCTTCCCTTTGACAGGACGGCGGTGGCGCGGCTCGTGGAGATGGGTTCGCGCTTTGCCGACCACCAGGAGAAGCTCTCGACGCGTTTCAGCGACATTGCCGACCTCTTAAGAGAAGCCCATTACTGGGCGAAGAAGGACGGGAACGATGCCGTGAGCGCCGTTCACGTGACGAGGGCCCTCAAGGAGAAGATCTTCCGGGTGAACCGCATTGAGGAAAGGCTCCAGGAGATGATGCTCGAAGACACCCTCATTGTGAACACCTCAGGCGAAAAGGTGGGACAGGTCAACGGTCTTGCCGTTCTTGATATCGGCGACTATGCCTTCGGCAAACCCTCGCGGATCACCGCAAAGACATATATGGGCCGCGCGGGTGTCGTCAACCTTGAGCGCGAGACGAAGATGAGCGGCAAGATCCACGAAAAGGCCATCCTCATCATCACGAGCTATCTCGGCGGCAAGTATGCATTCAAGAAGCCGATAAGCCTCTCCGCCTCCATCACCTTCGAACAACTTTACGAGATGGTGGAAGGTGACAGCGCAACCTGCGCCGAACTCTATGCCCTCCTCTCGAGCATCAGCGGTGTTCCGCTGAAACAGTCCTTTGCCGTGACGGGCTCCATGGACCAGAACGGAGATGTTCAGCCCATAGGCGGGGTGAACCAGAAGATAGAAGGTTTTTTCCACCTTTGCAGGATGCGCGGCCTTGACGGGTCGCATGGCGTGATAATCCCGAAGCGCAATGCAAGGAACCTTGTCCTGGGTGATGAAGTGATAGAGGCCGTGGACAAGGGACTTTTCAGCGTTTACACCATTGATGGCATGGAGGAAGGCCTGGAGCTTTTAACCGGTATTCCGGCGGGGGAATTGCTGGAAGACGGGACCTATCCGGAGGGGACCCTTAACTATCTGGTGGAAAAACG is part of the Syntrophorhabdaceae bacterium genome and encodes:
- a CDS encoding adenylate/guanylate cyclase domain-containing protein; its protein translation is MPKKKRRVRNIVLLASVSFAISLVLFLFDVLAPYENRSFDLFSQYLNPARASDRIVIIEIDQQSIDALSLESINWPWPRQVYAPIIEFASLADAFLVDILFTEPSSYGQEDDMVLGDAVAKASNVYLPFFLSRNEKTVGPEDMAYLRRFAIAGGPPSGPAYRSVTTPIDVIRHGAGGSGNVAINPDGDGVYRRIPLAFTMGDMALPNLALSWFTGRGMVKMDSGRILFRNRPLPLTDGKLLLRFPSGRKPFTVIPAIDILSAYRDTGKGQSKTLSPSFFKGKVVFLGMTAPGLLDLKSTPTMPVSTGVHVNATVFENLDLGTFMRPVSGPFVALFMLLVSLFIAAFVLTFHTIAKNLSAFAASSILILGIAAALFSRQYYLPTTYLMVTLILGFILSAAFSYALEGRERQFIKRTFSQYMDKTIVEHVLQNPDIVKPGGKKARVTVLFADIAGFTTISERNSPEDTALMLHRVLNELTEVVIEEKGVVDKYIGDCIMAFWGAPLETPNDEINACRCSLKFIEAIGTINGIFERDGISPVAIRVGLHTGEAIAGNMGSVRLFDFTVVGDTVNLASRLESVNKVFGTSIIVSEHTLAKTYGLFASRSLGPIEVKGKSEPVVIHEVICENDNVPPAVRKKIDLYDEALRVYREQRFSEAVELFNALLAEFPHDGPSEFYKKRAEAMAGDFSLTNNWDIIRMTEK
- a CDS encoding SDR family NAD(P)-dependent oxidoreductase — its product is MRLKDKVALFTAAAGAGIGQATARVMAREGAGIVVTDIHEDRARIVAAEIADEYGVKTLGLRCDVTSAADANHAVAATLGAFGRVDILFNNAGTNRPTRVVDITDEVWDLVLATSLTGTFHCCRAVVPAMMRQEGGRIISVTSVAGFRGLSGGHAHYAAAKAGVMAFTRCLAMEVAPYHITANTIAPSFIFNEFIPHIYPQDEIDRMFEEIPYPRKGTPEDVANAALFLASEEGEYMTGQTLCVTGGSWMR
- a CDS encoding ATP-binding protein, which encodes MITKLNPGELYKKCDADSFAFARTDAIVELPMTIGQEKALRSLDFGLNMDSTGFNIFAIGESGTGKMSTVMYMLKNKAAGEEAPADWCYVNNFKDPDSSIALSFGPGKGAVFQKELEEMIKILKLEIPKAFESKEYETHKNKIVDEFQQKQGEYFTRLDAEAKERGFSVKRTPTGVLIVPVKEDGELMSKEEFDALEPKTRKKLEETGRLFQEKLNDVVRILREAEKIVREMVMRLDRMVALDIVGPMIDVIQKKYAEQEKVVRYLEDVKEDILTHLEDFKVTEEQPSPIAFLKMPRTETSFSRYAVNVIVNNGESKGAPVVYESNPTYLNLFGRMEYKVQYGMATTDFTMVKAGSLHKANGGYLVIDALELLRNPFSYEALKRALKNKEIRIEDVLEQYRLISAAGLKPEAVPLNVKVVLIGNPYLYYMLHAYDEDSRELFKVKADFDSRMERSRENMDKYALYVAQCQRDENLLPFDRTAVARLVEMGSRFADHQEKLSTRFSDIADLLREAHYWAKKDGNDAVSAVHVTRALKEKIFRVNRIEERLQEMMLEDTLIVNTSGEKVGQVNGLAVLDIGDYAFGKPSRITAKTYMGRAGVVNLERETKMSGKIHEKAILIITSYLGGKYAFKKPISLSASITFEQLYEMVEGDSATCAELYALLSSISGVPLKQSFAVTGSMDQNGDVQPIGGVNQKIEGFFHLCRMRGLDGSHGVIIPKRNARNLVLGDEVIEAVDKGLFSVYTIDGMEEGLELLTGIPAGELLEDGTYPEGTLNYLVEKRLTEISETMEKKKEREQEGPSKKKNGDQ